In Vitis riparia cultivar Riparia Gloire de Montpellier isolate 1030 chromosome 19, EGFV_Vit.rip_1.0, whole genome shotgun sequence, the following proteins share a genomic window:
- the LOC117909638 gene encoding ubiquitin carboxyl-terminal hydrolase 14: MLDPMDLLRSNLSRVRIPEPTNRIYKQECCVSFATPKSEGGLFIDMSTFLAFGKDCVDWNYEKTGNPVYLHIKQTKKLVPEDRPLKKPTLLAIGVDGGFDNNEPEYEEAHNIVILPSYVSLPFPSVELPEKVRLAVDAILMAEGAERKEQLALWTADKKEISAYAMSLQQIDNGVIIPRSGWKCSKCDKTENLWLNLTDGMILCGRKNWDGTGGNNHAIEHYKETGYPLAVKLGTITADLEGADVFSYPEDDSVLDPLLAQHLAFFGIDFSSLQKTEMTTAERELDQNTNFDWNRIQESGQEVEPLFGPGYTGLVNLGNSCYLASTMQVVFSTQSFYSRYYLSQSLKAAFETAPADPTVDLNMQLTKLAHGMLSGKYSFPASEKIDIANAAAPMSSSKQEGIPPRMFKAVIAASHPEFSSMRQQDALEFFLHLLDQVERVNAGHPELDPSRSFKFGIEERLFCPSGKVAYNRRGDYILSLNIPLHEATNKDQLEAFNKLKAEKKAEGKEVSGDEIVRPRVPLEACLATFSAPEEVHGFYSTALKTKTTAVKTAGLTSFPDYLVLHMRKFVMEEGWVPKKLDVYIDVPDIIDISHMRSRGIQPGEELLPEAVDEGKVESEKLLANEEIVAQLVSMGFNHLHCQKAAINTSNAGVEEAMNWLLSHMDDPDIDFPISQEAENAEALSFVDQSKVDTLISFGFQEDISRRALRASGGDIEKATDWIFSNPDAASSSDMDATTSSTPTADAGLPDGGGRYRLIGLVSHIGTSTQCGHYVAHIYKDGRWVIFNDDKVGASINPPKDMGYLYFFERLSS; the protein is encoded by the exons ATGTTGGACCCCATGGACCTCCTTCGATCCAACCTCTCTCGTGTCCGAATTCCTGAGCCCACTAATCGCATCTACAAGCAAGAATGCTGCGTTTCGTTTGCTACTCCG AAATCCGAAGGTGGATTGTTCATTGACATGAGTACGTTTCTTGCGTTTGGGAAGGACTGTGTGGACTGGAACTATGAGAAGACTGGAAATCCTGTTTATTTGCATATAAAGCAGACCAAGAAACTAGTTCCTGAAGATCGGCCTTTGAAGAAACCGACACTTTTGGCTATAG GTGTTGACGGGGGATTTGACAATAATGAACCTGAATATGAAGAAGCTCATAATATAGTCATATTGCCTAGTTACGTATCTCTTCCATTTCCATCTGTGGAGTTGCCGGAGAAG GTAAGGTTGGCAGTTGATGCCATCTTAATGGCTGAGGGTGCTGAGAGAAAAGAGCAACTTGCATTGTGGACAGCTGATAAGAAGGAAATCAGTGCTTATGCCATGAGTCTGCAGCAGATTGACAATGGTGTCATTATTCCTCGATCAGGGTGGAAATGTTCCAAGTGTGATAAAACTGAGAATCTTTGGTTAAATTTGACTGATGGAATGATCCTTTGTGGGAGGAAAAATTGGGATGGAACTGGTGGCAACAACCATGCCATTGAGCATTACAAGGAGACAGGCTACCCTCTTGCTGTGAAGCTTGGTACGATAACTGCTGATCTGGAAGGAGCAG ATGTTTTCTCTTATCCGGAGGATGATAGTGTTTTGGACCCCCTTCTAGCACAGCATTTGGCATTTTTTGGtattgatttttcatcattaCAGAAG ACTGAAATGACTACTGCTGAAAGGGAACTTGACCAGAATACCAATTTTGATTGGAACCGAATTCAAGAAAGTGGACAAGAAGTTGAACCACTATTTGGACCTGGCTATACAGGACTTGTCAATCTTGGAAACAG TTGTTACTTGGCATCAACCATGCAAGTTGTGTTCTCAACACAGTCCTTCTATTCACG ATATTACTTGAGCCAAAGTTTGAAAGCAGCTTTTGAGACTGCTCCTGCTGATCCAACTGTAGATCTGAACATGCAATT GACAAAATTAGCTCATGGTATGCTATCTGGTAAATACTCATTTCCAGCATCAGAG AAAATTGATATTGCAAATGCTGCAGCCCCCATGTCAAGTTCT AAACAAGAAGGCATACCCCCTCGTATGTTCAAGGCAGTTATTGCTGCCAGCCATCCTGAATTTTCTAGTATGAGACAGCAG GATGCCTTAGAATTCTTTCTGCATTTGCTTGACCAAGTTGAACGAGTTAATGCTGGGCACCCTGAATTGGATCCCTCAAGGAGCTTCAAGTTTGGTATTGAGGAGCGACTTTTTTGTCCATCCGGAAAGGTTGCTTATAATAGAAGGGGGGATTATATTCTTTCTCTAAATATTCCACTGCATGAAGCTACTAATAAAG ATCAGCTAGAAGCCTTTAACAAACTGAAGGCAGAAAAGAAAGCAGAGGGGAAAGAAGT ATCTGGTGATGAAATCGTTCGTCCAAGGGTGCCTCTTGAAGCTTGCCTAGCAACCTTTTCAGCTCCAGAGGAGGTTCATGGTTTTTACAGCACTGCCTTGAAGACTAAAACAACCGCAGTCAA GACTGCTGGTCTAACTTCATTTCCTGATTATTTGGTGTTGCACATGCGGAAATTTGTTATGGAGGAAGGCTGGGTGCCAAAAAAGCTTG ATGTCTACATAGATGTTCCTGATATCATTGATATTAGTCACATGCGTAGCAGGGGCATTCAGCCTGGGGAAGAGCTATTACCAGAGGCTG TTGATGAGGGTAAGGTGGAGTCAGAAAAGCTCTTGGCCAATGAGGAGATAGTTGCTCAACTTGTGTCAATGGGATTTAACCATCTTCATTGCCAGAAAGCTGCTATTAACACGTCTAATGCTGGAGTGGAAGAGGCGATGAATTGGTTGCTATCACACATGGATGATCCAG atatAGATTTTCCCATTTCTCAAGAGGCAGAAAATGCTGAGGCCTTGTCATTTGTGGACCAATCAAAAGTTGATACTCTGATTTCATTTGGTTTTCAGGAAGACATTTCTCGGAGGGCATTGAGAGCATCG GGTGGTGATATTGAGAAAGCAACTGATTGGATATTTAGCAATCCTGATGCTGCTAGTTCATCAGATA